From Halobacillus sp. Marseille-Q1614, the proteins below share one genomic window:
- the yhaM gene encoding 3'-5' exoribonuclease YhaM, with amino-acid sequence MKRGIAQYQVGEVFDYFLLIKTAAKSVASNGKPFLTLLLKDTTGEIDSKLWEATQEDEELFKQGELVKVHGEIGQFRNRPQLKIHSIRPVQSTDGVQVSDFIEKAPVQKEDLMERVTEAIFEMKNANLQRITRHFVKKYQEEFFTYPAAVRNHHNYVSGLAHHIFSMLNIAQQLKNMYPEINKDLLYAGIILHDLGKIKELSGSTSPSYTLEGKLIGHIPIMVEEIQTVAKELQIEGEEVTVLQHMVISHHGKAEWGSPKPPLIREAELLHQIDMIDAQMNTLNRALKKVGPGEFTERIYSLDQRTFYKPSFEE; translated from the coding sequence ATGAAAAGAGGCATTGCACAGTATCAGGTAGGGGAGGTATTCGATTATTTTTTGCTCATAAAGACAGCCGCCAAAAGTGTAGCAAGTAATGGGAAACCCTTTCTTACCCTTTTGCTCAAAGATACGACAGGCGAAATTGATTCGAAGTTATGGGAAGCTACACAGGAAGATGAGGAACTGTTTAAGCAGGGAGAACTGGTCAAAGTACATGGAGAAATCGGTCAATTCAGGAACCGTCCCCAATTGAAAATCCATAGCATCCGCCCCGTACAATCTACTGATGGCGTGCAGGTTTCGGACTTTATCGAAAAGGCTCCAGTTCAAAAAGAAGACCTTATGGAAAGAGTGACTGAGGCTATTTTTGAAATGAAAAACGCTAACCTTCAGCGAATCACACGCCACTTCGTCAAAAAATATCAGGAAGAATTTTTTACTTACCCTGCGGCTGTAAGAAACCACCACAATTACGTATCAGGGTTAGCCCATCATATCTTTTCTATGTTAAATATCGCCCAGCAGCTTAAAAATATGTATCCAGAGATTAACAAGGATCTGTTATATGCGGGCATCATTCTGCATGATCTCGGTAAGATTAAAGAATTGTCCGGAAGTACCTCACCTTCCTATACACTGGAAGGGAAACTGATCGGCCATATCCCTATAATGGTCGAAGAGATCCAGACCGTGGCCAAAGAACTGCAGATCGAAGGGGAAGAAGTCACTGTCCTTCAGCATATGGTTATAAGCCATCATGGAAAAGCCGAGTGGGGAAGCCCTAAACCGCCTTTAATAAGAGAAGCAGAGCTTTTACATCAAATCGATATGATTGATGCTCAGATGAATACATTAAATCGGGCGTTAAAAAAAGTGGGACCCGGCGAATTTACAGAAAGAATTTACTCCCTGGATCAAAGAACTTTTTATAAGCCAAGTTTTGAAGAATA
- a CDS encoding AAA family ATPase — translation MRIKSLHIYGFGKWKDYSVTLDEFPLTVIMGDNEAGKSTIQQYLLFILFGLPPRKREFYQPKSGGSVGGNITVETEKHGEVIVERIHDRDLGEAICRLENGEQHGEVFLKELLGGISKTVYQSIYSFNAEDLLQLQRLTGDELGEVLLNVGLMGSDQIYETTKTLEKELDSQFKPKGRNPKLNQHLEKIEQLTKQRRQAEQEVGNYQQTLEKTEALNKEINELNERVEKERGYASQLSQLKKTLPVIQRFHQLKNVSQPENQLPDDAYDQMRHLQETILPLKSRLNAAAAQLQENREEAKYITSSRADYSYDEAEELLKLKTEYERNLENKNRLEQQINQLEGELETELTGSGISLDLAAYEFPFYLEEKWRSLREETRKLQADTVQWHEKERTLSQQKAQTKRQLEELKNESISEKEAERNSELIDFYIHSQTAASSLASKKSSTLFYAGAGLIFLTGWLLTFLTLETIWLLSGGILSLAVLVSMKLQSKEQGKSASQPVSKEAYNEAREKLQKYEQTKGEYLYLMENWKSVQQEEVRIEERQKQLDDRQNQLGNTIDEQYRDYPFLTKLHIDHWEKLYHLLRQLKGKQQSIEKIKEELHTCYKQLTGIEERLDGFFRACNWEDGQQSHLQRFTKLTDFHEQEVQKTKELKRLEKESMLLTAQKEKLEEELAPLYDQLDSLLHKAGAVDAEHFYKIVEHHQSKSKDWQEKQSVVQQVQLMLTEEEQHLFNVWDAPIRESDVLMEADKQEKVIEELKEKLSDCQKERADAEHQLQQLESSERLSELNHQYAAEREVFQEETKRWAAHKVALEVLKKTKEAYQHNYLPNVLKEASAYFSRLTAGRYTAINLDRNAGKIRVKDAAGQYYLTNELSRGTADQLYISLRLALAKVLSGHQQVPFIVDDAFVHFDKSRLNVMLEIIEELANTQQVILFTWRRDLPEQLESPQSVWLNS, via the coding sequence TAAATCGTTGCATATTTACGGATTTGGTAAATGGAAAGATTACTCGGTGACTTTAGACGAGTTTCCACTGACGGTTATAATGGGCGATAATGAAGCGGGGAAATCAACGATTCAGCAGTATCTTCTTTTCATTCTTTTCGGCCTTCCGCCTAGAAAAAGAGAATTTTACCAGCCAAAGTCCGGCGGCTCTGTTGGAGGAAACATAACCGTAGAAACAGAGAAGCATGGCGAGGTTATAGTAGAAAGAATTCATGACCGGGACCTCGGGGAAGCCATCTGCCGGCTGGAGAATGGCGAGCAGCATGGGGAAGTTTTTTTGAAAGAACTTCTCGGAGGAATCTCTAAAACTGTTTATCAGTCGATTTACAGCTTTAATGCGGAAGATCTGCTCCAGCTGCAGCGGTTAACTGGCGATGAACTCGGCGAAGTCTTATTAAATGTCGGGCTCATGGGCTCTGACCAGATTTATGAAACGACGAAAACATTAGAAAAAGAGTTAGATTCACAGTTTAAACCAAAAGGAAGAAACCCAAAATTGAATCAGCATCTCGAGAAGATTGAACAGCTTACGAAGCAGCGGCGTCAAGCTGAGCAGGAAGTAGGAAATTACCAGCAAACTCTTGAAAAAACAGAGGCTTTAAATAAGGAGATCAACGAATTAAATGAGCGGGTTGAAAAGGAAAGAGGATATGCCAGTCAATTATCCCAACTGAAAAAAACCCTGCCTGTTATTCAACGCTTCCATCAGCTTAAAAACGTTAGTCAGCCGGAAAATCAGCTGCCGGACGATGCTTATGATCAAATGCGCCACCTTCAGGAAACGATCCTGCCGCTTAAAAGCAGACTAAATGCCGCAGCGGCTCAGCTTCAGGAAAATAGGGAGGAAGCGAAGTATATCACTTCAAGCCGGGCTGACTATTCTTACGATGAAGCAGAAGAACTGTTAAAACTTAAGACAGAATATGAAAGGAATCTCGAAAATAAAAACAGGCTCGAGCAGCAAATCAACCAGTTAGAAGGAGAGCTTGAAACAGAACTCACTGGCTCCGGTATTTCACTCGACTTAGCTGCTTATGAGTTCCCGTTCTATTTAGAAGAGAAGTGGCGAAGCTTAAGGGAAGAAACTCGTAAACTCCAAGCAGACACAGTGCAGTGGCATGAAAAGGAACGAACCCTCAGTCAACAAAAAGCCCAGACGAAACGCCAGCTGGAGGAATTAAAAAACGAGTCCATCAGTGAAAAAGAAGCAGAAAGGAATTCTGAACTAATTGACTTTTACATTCATTCACAGACGGCTGCTTCTTCTTTAGCTTCTAAAAAAAGTTCAACACTTTTTTATGCGGGCGCTGGCTTAATCTTTTTGACAGGCTGGCTATTGACGTTTCTGACATTGGAAACGATTTGGCTGTTGTCAGGAGGAATATTAAGCTTGGCCGTTCTTGTGTCCATGAAGCTTCAAAGCAAAGAGCAGGGAAAGTCAGCCAGTCAGCCTGTTTCTAAGGAAGCTTACAACGAGGCGAGGGAGAAACTTCAGAAGTATGAACAGACAAAAGGTGAATATCTGTATCTAATGGAGAATTGGAAGTCGGTTCAACAGGAGGAAGTCCGGATCGAGGAGCGCCAAAAGCAGCTGGATGACCGGCAGAACCAGCTTGGCAATACGATAGATGAGCAATACAGAGATTACCCTTTTCTTACGAAGCTTCATATCGATCATTGGGAAAAGCTGTACCACCTCCTCAGACAGCTTAAAGGAAAACAACAGTCCATTGAAAAGATAAAAGAAGAGCTGCATACCTGTTATAAGCAACTTACTGGAATAGAAGAAAGGCTTGATGGGTTTTTCCGGGCCTGTAATTGGGAAGATGGTCAGCAAAGCCATTTACAAAGGTTCACAAAATTGACTGATTTCCATGAGCAGGAAGTCCAAAAAACGAAAGAGCTAAAGAGACTGGAAAAGGAAAGTATGCTGCTGACTGCCCAGAAAGAAAAATTAGAGGAGGAATTAGCTCCTCTATATGATCAGCTGGACTCCCTTCTCCATAAAGCCGGCGCGGTGGATGCGGAGCATTTTTATAAAATAGTGGAACACCACCAATCTAAAAGTAAAGATTGGCAGGAGAAGCAGTCCGTCGTTCAGCAGGTCCAACTGATGCTGACTGAAGAAGAGCAGCACCTGTTTAATGTATGGGATGCTCCGATCCGAGAGTCAGACGTTCTTATGGAAGCAGACAAGCAGGAAAAAGTAATCGAAGAGCTTAAAGAAAAATTAAGCGATTGTCAAAAAGAGAGAGCTGATGCAGAACACCAGCTGCAGCAGCTTGAAAGCTCTGAAAGATTGTCTGAACTGAATCATCAATATGCTGCAGAGCGGGAGGTTTTTCAGGAAGAAACGAAACGCTGGGCTGCACATAAAGTAGCCTTAGAAGTTCTAAAGAAAACGAAAGAAGCTTATCAACACAATTATTTACCTAATGTGCTAAAAGAGGCGTCCGCTTACTTTTCCCGATTAACGGCGGGAAGGTATACTGCAATAAACCTCGATAGGAATGCGGGTAAAATTAGGGTGAAAGACGCAGCAGGACAATATTACTTAACAAATGAACTGTCGCGCGGCACTGCCGATCAGCTCTATATATCTTTAAGGCTGGCGCTAGCTAAGGTTCTCTCCGGCCATCAGCAGGTTCCTTTTATTGTTGATGATGCTTTCGTACATTTTGATAAATCGAGGTTGAATGTAATGCTTGAAATAATCGAAGAGCTGGCAAACACGCAGCAGGTTATTTTATTTACTTGGCGGCGTGATTTGCCCGAACAGCTTGAATCGCCTCAGTCTGTATGGCTAAACTCATAA